One window of Nicotiana tomentosiformis chromosome 11, ASM39032v3, whole genome shotgun sequence genomic DNA carries:
- the LOC104111294 gene encoding uncharacterized protein, translating into MTSNIAESLNAVTKYARKLPVVELLEYMRTLLERWINEKLLNTKDTFTYLGGKYNKELEDNWTLSQKMRVRASTDYIHTVIDGVKRFIVCLQNKRCSCRQFQLDELPCSHALAALRHMNESYENYYSLYYTRESLLQTYEIPVDLLHDESKWNVPQHIAEEVVMPPTGKWQSGRPQK; encoded by the exons ATGACATCAAACATTGCAGAGTCCTTGAATGCGGTAACCAAATATGCGAGAAAGCTGCCCGTAGTTGAACTATTAGAGTACATGAGGACTCTTCTTGAACGTTGGATTAATGAAAAGTTATTGAATACAAAGGATACGTTCACATACCTTGGGGGGAAATACAACAAAGAGTTGGAGGATAACTGGACATTATCGCAGAAGATGAGA GTGAGGGCTTCAACAGATTACATCCATACTGTGATAGATGGTGTGAAGCGCTTCATTGTTTgccttcaaaacaagagatgtagTTGTAGACAATTCCAGCTTGATGAACTTCCTTGTTCACATGCTTTGGCAGCTTTGAGGCACATGAACGAGTCTTATGAAAACTATTATTCTCTTTATTACACGAGGGAGAGCCTTCTGCAGACTTATGAAATACCAGTAGACCTGCTACATGATGAAAGCAAATGGAATGTGCCACAACATATAGCTGAAGAAGTTGTAATGCCACCTACTGGGAAATGGCAGTCAGGGAGACCTCAAAAATAA